In one window of Paracoccus saliphilus DNA:
- a CDS encoding LysR family transcriptional regulator: protein MDWDDLRIFLAVARMESLSGAGRRLGLDASTVGRRITRLEQAVGATLFAKTPQGYVLTAEGGRLVAPAEAAEKAAVAAGEATRRETGISGQLRIGAPDGCANYLLPQVARRLCEAHPGLEVQIVALPRVVNLSKREADMAITVSPPETGRLTVQRLTEYHLHLAAHEDYLYAYPQIAGLADLHGHRMIGYIPDMIFDRELDYLSETGVETAAITSNSVSVQMQAIRAGAGLGIVHDFAIPFAPGVRKVLPDEISLTRSFWLLRHADDRASRRLTLLAEELGQGVRQEVARLEKAARV, encoded by the coding sequence ATGGATTGGGATGATTTGCGCATCTTTCTGGCCGTGGCGCGGATGGAGAGCCTGTCGGGCGCAGGGCGGAGACTGGGGCTGGATGCTTCAACCGTGGGCCGTCGGATTACCCGGCTGGAGCAGGCGGTGGGGGCCACACTGTTTGCCAAGACCCCGCAGGGATATGTGCTGACCGCCGAAGGCGGGCGGCTGGTCGCACCTGCCGAAGCGGCGGAGAAGGCCGCCGTGGCTGCGGGAGAGGCGACAAGGCGCGAGACGGGAATCAGCGGGCAGTTGCGGATAGGGGCGCCGGACGGCTGCGCTAATTACCTGCTTCCGCAGGTGGCGCGACGGCTGTGCGAGGCGCATCCGGGGCTGGAGGTCCAGATCGTCGCGCTTCCCCGCGTGGTCAACCTGTCGAAACGCGAGGCCGATATGGCGATCACCGTCTCGCCACCGGAAACCGGGCGGCTGACGGTGCAGCGGCTGACAGAATATCACCTGCATCTGGCCGCGCATGAGGATTATCTGTACGCATATCCGCAGATCGCTGGATTGGCCGATCTGCATGGCCATCGGATGATCGGCTATATCCCTGACATGATCTTTGACCGCGAGCTGGATTACCTGTCGGAAACCGGGGTCGAGACGGCGGCGATCACCTCGAATTCCGTCTCGGTCCAGATGCAGGCGATCCGGGCAGGGGCCGGGTTGGGGATCGTGCATGATTTCGCTATCCCGTTTGCCCCTGGTGTTCGGAAGGTGCTGCCCGATGAGATCTCGCTCACACGAAGTTTCTGGCTTTTGCGTCACGCGGATGATCGCGCTTCCAGGCGGCTGACGCTGTTGGCAGAGGAGTTGGGGCAGGGGGTCAGGCAAGAGGTGGCGCGGCTGGAAAAGGCGGCACGGGTCTAA
- a CDS encoding CBS domain-containing protein, with product MLVNQLLSMKGLSGKPGVEAATIVTIKPDATLEDAAKMLSERRIGAIVVSSDGRKPEGILSERDVVRQLGEKGAGALNTVIQDVMTTSVQTCTTGEDALTILERMTQGRFRHLPVVDGDGNMLGVISIGDAVSGRLKELADEKDALTGMIMGS from the coding sequence ATGCTTGTCAATCAACTGTTGTCGATGAAGGGCCTGTCCGGCAAGCCGGGGGTCGAAGCCGCAACCATTGTCACGATCAAGCCGGACGCAACACTGGAAGACGCCGCGAAGATGCTGTCTGAGCGGCGGATCGGTGCGATTGTCGTATCCTCGGACGGACGCAAGCCCGAAGGTATCCTGTCCGAGCGCGATGTCGTTCGCCAGCTTGGCGAAAAAGGTGCCGGAGCCCTGAATACAGTTATCCAGGATGTCATGACGACATCCGTTCAGACATGCACCACCGGCGAAGATGCGCTGACGATTCTTGAACGGATGACGCAGGGGCGTTTTCGCCACCTGCCGGTCGTCGATGGCGACGGGAACATGCTGGGCGTGATCTCTATCGGGGACGCGGTCAGCGGGCGGCTGAAGGAATTGGCCGACGAGAAGGACGCGCTGACCGGTATGATCATGGGCAGCTGA
- a CDS encoding bactofilin family protein, translating to MFSKTRVTENPPQQTPASPQQAEAVGNTPPKPERSGENTPAAPRQRATPSVLSADLTVVGNIKTEGDIQIEGNIEGDVRAHQLTIGDSAVIKGEIVGDDVIVNGRVIGRVRGLRVRLSASARVEGDIIHKTIAIESGAHFEGSVQRQDDPLANGGGTKKLAPPTGA from the coding sequence ATGTTTTCTAAAACCCGCGTGACCGAAAATCCCCCCCAGCAAACCCCTGCCTCGCCACAGCAAGCCGAGGCGGTAGGAAATACGCCCCCCAAACCAGAGCGTTCGGGAGAGAATACCCCTGCCGCACCTCGGCAGCGGGCGACTCCTTCGGTGCTATCGGCGGACCTGACCGTCGTCGGCAATATCAAGACCGAAGGCGATATCCAGATCGAGGGAAATATCGAGGGCGATGTCCGCGCTCATCAACTGACCATCGGCGATTCGGCAGTGATCAAGGGCGAGATCGTCGGCGACGACGTCATCGTGAATGGTCGCGTCATCGGCCGCGTCCGGGGCTTGCGTGTCCGTCTGTCGGCCAGTGCGCGAGTCGAAGGCGACATTATCCACAAGACCATCGCCATCGAATCCGGCGCTCATTTCGAGGGCTCGGTTCAGCGGCAGGACGATCCGCTTGCAAATGGCGGCGGAACCAAGAAACTGGCGCCACCCACGGGGGCATAA
- a CDS encoding M23 family metallopeptidase, with translation MSKRLITSLNSSLERWLPEKRLFLRSDDATRFLRLRPVTQLMGLGSGALILGWTLVASSILVIDAVSSGSSDEQMGRTQAAFEERLEQLSAERDARATEAVAAQNRFAVALEQVSEMQSQLLESEEKRRELETGLKVVQSNLRNAISERNDAKEQVQVANGDEADGQERTGEISVALDILSGELRNTADARSEAQRQAEEAQLAAEELRVERDQIVARNDEILNQLEDAVSISVQPLDKVFRSVGMDPEDVLNTIRKGYSGQGGPLNPISYSTSGDASLSKGETKAKQIVVTLDEMNTYRIAIEKLPLAMPVKSSFRYTSGFGRRWGRMHEGVDMAGPTGTPVYATGDGVISFAGRQSGYGNLIKVTHELGTETRYAHLSRIRVKQGQRVSQGELIGDMGNTGRSTGPHLHYEVHMNGRAVDPMRFIKAASNVF, from the coding sequence TTGTCAAAGCGCCTTATAACCAGCTTGAACTCTTCCTTGGAACGCTGGTTGCCCGAAAAACGTCTGTTCTTGCGTTCAGATGATGCGACCCGTTTCCTTCGGCTGCGACCTGTGACGCAGCTGATGGGACTGGGCAGCGGTGCCCTGATCCTTGGCTGGACGCTGGTTGCGAGTTCCATTCTGGTGATCGACGCCGTAAGCTCGGGATCCTCCGACGAACAGATGGGTCGGACACAAGCGGCATTCGAGGAACGGCTGGAACAGCTCTCTGCCGAACGCGATGCCCGTGCGACCGAGGCCGTGGCTGCTCAGAACCGCTTTGCCGTCGCGCTCGAGCAGGTTTCCGAGATGCAGTCGCAACTTCTGGAATCCGAAGAAAAACGGCGCGAACTGGAAACCGGCCTCAAGGTCGTCCAGTCTAACCTACGCAACGCGATCAGCGAACGTAACGATGCGAAAGAGCAGGTCCAGGTCGCAAATGGCGATGAGGCGGACGGTCAGGAGCGCACGGGTGAGATCTCTGTCGCGCTGGACATCCTGTCCGGCGAATTGCGCAACACCGCCGATGCCCGCAGCGAGGCACAGCGCCAAGCCGAAGAAGCCCAGCTTGCGGCAGAAGAGCTACGCGTAGAGCGCGATCAGATCGTTGCACGCAACGATGAAATCCTGAACCAGTTGGAAGATGCGGTCTCCATCTCGGTCCAACCGCTGGACAAGGTCTTCCGCTCTGTCGGAATGGACCCCGAGGATGTGCTCAACACGATCCGCAAGGGTTACTCCGGCCAGGGAGGGCCGCTGAACCCGATCTCTTACTCGACCAGTGGCGATGCCTCCTTGAGCAAGGGCGAGACCAAGGCCAAGCAGATCGTCGTTACTTTGGACGAGATGAACACCTATCGTATCGCTATCGAGAAGCTTCCATTGGCGATGCCCGTCAAATCCTCGTTCCGCTACACTTCGGGCTTTGGCCGCCGTTGGGGCCGGATGCATGAAGGAGTCGACATGGCCGGCCCCACAGGCACCCCCGTTTACGCCACCGGCGACGGGGTTATTTCATTTGCCGGGCGGCAAAGCGGCTATGGCAACCTAATCAAGGTCACTCATGAGCTCGGCACCGAAACCCGCTATGCACATCTGTCCAGAATTCGCGTGAAACAAGGGCAAAGGGTGTCGCAAGGCGAATTGATCGGTGATATGGGAAATACCGGACGCTCGACCGGGCCGCATCTTCACTATGAGGTGCATATGAACGGCCGGGCCGTAGATCCGATGCGATTCATCAAGGCAGCAAGCAATGTTTTCTAA
- the coaD gene encoding pantetheine-phosphate adenylyltransferase, with protein sequence MRIGLYPGTFDPITLGHTDIIQRAMALVDRLVIGVAINRDKGPLFDLEERVAMVRAECDEIAAKTGGEILVHPFENLLIDCARDVGATVIVRGLRAVADFEYEFQMVGMNRALDASIETVFLMADARRQAIASKLVKEIARLGGDVSKFVTPDVRIALTGKLS encoded by the coding sequence ATGCGCATTGGCCTCTACCCCGGAACCTTTGATCCGATCACCTTGGGGCATACCGATATCATTCAGCGCGCCATGGCGCTGGTAGATCGGTTGGTGATCGGGGTGGCCATCAATCGTGACAAGGGTCCACTTTTCGATCTCGAGGAACGGGTGGCGATGGTGCGCGCGGAATGTGACGAGATCGCGGCCAAGACCGGGGGCGAGATCCTTGTCCATCCGTTCGAGAACCTGCTGATCGATTGCGCACGCGATGTGGGGGCGACGGTCATCGTGCGCGGACTGCGCGCCGTGGCCGATTTCGAATATGAATTCCAGATGGTTGGCATGAACCGGGCGCTGGATGCCAGTATCGAGACCGTATTCCTGATGGCCGATGCCCGACGGCAGGCGATTGCCTCGAAATTGGTCAAGGAGATTGCCCGGCTCGGCGGTGACGTGTCGAAATTTGTCACCCCGGATGTGCGGATCGCGTTGACGGGCAAGTTGAGCTGA
- a CDS encoding SDR family oxidoreductase yields MADGANIIITGAGSGIGRATALRFLRANWRVGLIGRHEQSLRETAANHPAAMVLPCDVTDPSAVDTAFSAAFSHWGRLDALFNNAGRTLPGNTPDQVSAKDFGDVIDVNVNGMFHCARTAFALMRKQDPQGGRIINNGSISAHVPRPGSIAYTVSKHAVTGMTRSLSLDGRPFNIACGQIDIGNAATELQRNSPSVSADPEPTMDVEVVADAVLHMASLPAGANIQFMTVMATNMPYIGRG; encoded by the coding sequence ATGGCGGACGGAGCGAATATCATCATTACCGGTGCCGGCAGCGGTATCGGCCGGGCAACCGCGCTTCGCTTCTTGCGCGCGAACTGGCGCGTCGGCCTGATCGGCAGGCACGAACAGAGCTTGCGCGAAACGGCCGCCAATCATCCGGCCGCGATGGTCCTACCATGCGATGTGACCGATCCCTCCGCCGTGGACACGGCCTTCAGCGCTGCCTTCTCGCATTGGGGCCGCCTGGATGCGCTCTTCAACAATGCGGGGCGCACCCTGCCCGGCAATACCCCGGACCAAGTCTCGGCCAAGGATTTCGGCGATGTGATCGATGTCAATGTGAATGGTATGTTCCATTGCGCCCGAACCGCCTTTGCCTTGATGCGGAAACAGGATCCGCAGGGTGGGCGGATCATCAATAACGGATCGATATCGGCGCATGTGCCGCGCCCCGGCTCTATCGCTTATACCGTCTCGAAACATGCGGTGACCGGCATGACACGCAGCTTGTCGCTGGATGGCAGACCCTTCAACATCGCCTGCGGTCAGATCGATATCGGCAATGCCGCGACTGAACTGCAAAGGAACTCTCCGAGCGTCAGTGCCGATCCGGAGCCCACCATGGATGTCGAGGTCGTTGCCGATGCCGTACTGCACATGGCCAGCCTGCCAGCGGGTGCGAATATCCAGTTCATGACGGTGATGGCCACGAACATGCCCTATATCGGGCGGGGCTGA